The segment aaaaatgcttttaattaattatatttaattgcgATCATTATCatgttatgtattaaattggGTATTTAGCTTATTACAAGAGTTTGGTCTGATAATTTTTGggtattaaatttccatattcaTGAACGGATTCCTTTTTGGGGTCTACATGTACTTTCAAAATAGGTATACctaagtatgtatttattaaattgatatttttacaatttatttaacatagttCTTTTGTGAATTGTTTCAGTTAATTAAGGAATTTCATATCAAATGGATGGGAGGAAAACTTGGagtgaaaacatatttaatcaataaaccTGACCAACCTATATCATTGCAATTTACTACAAGGTCatcgtaataattttttatcctaattaaataaattgtcaacatgaaaatatatttttgattttgccACTCAATTGCTTGATATTTCCTATCTGTAATGTTATAGCTTTACTGTTGACGAGAAAACACCAAGATAACCGTCACTTTtcgagaaatatttaataaattgttagcGTAATGTCGccagtatatatacatatgtttatttcgTTTGTTATAATGTCCGTGACTTTTTAAAGTagctaataataatgtttcttttaatgttattcttGGGATCTCTACCACGGTcggttattaatatattaaaattgtatttctcATAAATTCACAAATTccatgtatattaattttaattgtcaaacttgaatattgacatttttaaaccaaaagtgattacaaataaaatatgataaaatatatttgaaattaagtgataaaaataatgaaaagcaTAATAGCTATTCTTATGTGTAACTATAAAGCGAcctcatttaaaatacaaataggtATACGATGTGTCAATATTACGTCTCTACGttattacgttttaaatattgaaaacaatatctaaagaaatatatataacgtatgAAGGCAGCAATTTATTTGCTGCAATTATTAacgtcaaaataaaatttcttacacacttttatacacatacataactaTCATAAAAGCGAAGTAATTTCTGATGTACGGGTCTTACATGTGGCCGTTTAAGGACCTCCAAAGGCGTAAAGGCTTTGCTCGAAATTTGTTAGTAAGATAGTTTACTAAATTAGAACATCCAAACTGGGAAAAATAAAGGTGTTGCTCTTAATTTGTAAGTAAGATAGTTTACTAAATTAGAACATTCAAACCAGGAAAAATGATCAATCTAAATGCCTTGAAATATAAAGGTAAACAGTGGACACCCCGTACGTAGAACTGACTATCAATAGCCATAAACTTCTGAGCGGCAGTCAcgtattaatatgaaaacgaAACAAGCAAGGCttcaattgtaaaaaaataacttagacCGCAtaagataactttaaaattaattagtttttgaaacaatttttcacCAGGACCGATGAAATATTGAgaatcacataaaaatatacttaatgaatttattcttaatattgaaCCAGTAGATGTTCAAATACTGTTAGTAGTTACTTTACAGATACACACCGTCATGCAGAGGTGATGTCGCCATAGATACTGTCGGGAATGGAATAGAAGAGAAGTAAGAACGGTTTGAACTTCCAGAATTCTcagttataaatgaaattctcAGTAGTTAATACTAGAAgtcttttttttctaaacttaaAATCTGTGTGTTTTTTCTATCTTATGGGCCTAAACATTAGCTTCAGATAATTACAACGCAACGAAGCTTAACCATCTTCAAAATACTATAGTCTATGAAAATTGCGACTATTTTCATTCAAAGATATACCATTGATACCCTTGATTTTgaacattgaaataatagtaaaacaattttatattggcgtactaaaatatgaataaattttaggaagatttttattaggtataaataaaatagataatttgCACTTTTTTACATGTCTTAcatgtcttttttatttcacaatagaGTTTCAGATGTctctacattttaaaaaattttgaggTTTTCTGGTGCTTCAAGTTAAGCAACTGGGGCTTCAGGAACAATTGATTTCGGAGTTGTAGGAAGATGGTCCCCTTGAACATGATTTCCATCGATACCGGCAGTGAATTTTGTGACATACGTTTTACCGTCATCACCGATATATGAGATCTCTCCTTCGGTGATGAGGACATATCCATCACCTTTCAGGTTTGGTACGAGGCGGCCTCGTTCTGATACTACAATACCTTCCGCTGTAATATAGCGCAGTGCGAACTGTCCATATTCATCGCGGACTTCTTCATAGTCTAAAGCTGGTAAAGCGCGTGTCGCAGACAATTGATCGGCTCGACCTTGAATGGGACCCACGCTAGGAGCAGCTGACGTTAATACCATCAAGGCTGGTAAAATTAACGATAGTACCAACTGCAagataatatatgattattacaAGAACAACTAATAGATAAAAAACGAAAATACTTTAggttattaaacttattttttcttaccGTCTTCATTGTGTTATATAAGTGCTACCTTCTCTTGGAACGTTATTTATTGAACTGTAAACTAAACCTGTTAAAGAAGAGTATTTATAGGAAAAATTCAGTGTCTAATTAcgctcattataatatttctaatgaGATCTCTGTTCCTGTTGTAACTAAATTCTGAGGAATATCGAAGTAATTAATTACCAGTTTTATTTgtcattattatgaatattagtaactttactatttttttgtatgcctcgtgttaaaagtttatttaaattaaaatatgtgaataaatattgtttatgaatgaacatatgaaattcaattaatttattcgacctttttgaaaaatatgttagtaattcaaatgaaacaaatggaattattaataaatatttccttttatatgttttttaagcttataaaagttttttttttgaaattgtaatattgatattttataactcaatGCTTGGAACATTACTTTGTGTTCCAAGCATTATACCTAGATATGTATTTTGATGAATTGCTGAAGATAAGAcggaaaaatttcatttaaaattctcaaaGGTTTTTTCTACTTTCAtaacttacatataaatattatatcaccgtattatagatatattatagattCTTTAAGTCAGAAGATTTTTCATTTAGAgaaaaatgtgttatattaacaataaaaaacgtttattttaagtaaggaTACAAAGATATGAGTATTTAAGCATTTAACTAAAACTCTTATTTTCGGAAGTACTtcgcattttttattattaaatactcccgacgtttcggttactttgcagcaatcgtgatcaAGGGCAGACGAcaatgtatacattatatattatattacacataagtattttattatatccgttaaatattttatattagtttacaTTTCATAGCGGCAATTTTGGCTGcctttcgtccgatgagtgagagagccagtTACTCTTTCCCTTTACCCACCCTATCCTGCCCTTTCCCACCTTTTCCTCCCGCTCTTCTCCTatcaagggtggcaacacatccgcaaatctttgttgcggatgtccatgggcgacggtttCACCTCAATCAGGTAGCCCGTCTGCTCGGTTGctaattttagaataaaaaaaagaagaaatcataatcacgggcagatgagatgGCTATGGTAATGTCTGTCAGTAAAGCTTATTTCGTCATCCTTTGCAACTGATATCTTACTTTTCTTGTGGACTTCTCCGGATGCATGCCGACTGTGCAAACTGCATCTAGTGTTCTGACAGAATGGTTGCGAACATgggattttatgttttttatgagGAGATCCTAGGTGTTAGATAATTGCCAGCCACCTGCTTCATTGAAATaggatatttttcaatttcgcTAATCTTGCGGATTAATCACGGCATATAACTGTCTTCATGAGCGAGCCTCTGTAGTTTTAGGCTCatgaattacattttaatgtatgctTTTAAAAGCAACACTACGCTTTCTAAATGATGACACCGTGAGGTCTTGttttaaaccattttatttcgaataatctttttctttttggtAAACCTATCTCCTTAGATGAATGACCCAAGTTTGCATCTTTATGTTTAAGTACAAATTAAAGTATAACTtgaataagtataaaatataatgatagttAGTCTAATTGTCAACTCtgtttttgtgaattttataGTAACTTCCTATTTtccaaagtatttttattagttaaaaaaccTTTTGATGTCTATACGTACTCAgcatctacaaaaaaaaaaaaacgaatacgAAGAAATGAATAGGTATGAAGTGCACAATATCAAAAGTTGAAAGCGCTGTAAATGTGTTGTACTATAAAATGGAAGGcatgttttttaattgcaGTAGTTTATGGATTACATATGTCAATTCTATAATTTTCCTTTCTatgatttctatattttatattctatattttccgATTAAAGATTTAGATAATCGTTAATGTTTTAGACATTATTGCTACtgaagacaataaaaaaaaattaagagttTTTTATACCTATTCTGTTATTAACACGTCTTTATAAAACCTTAAACTTGGGCTTCTTAAATAGCGCCTAGATTATGTGCACTTTTAGgttaagtacatatatttcgatttcattttatttaaatctatctagttgttttaaagttaatacatTTGTTACCAACCTGTGATATTTGTGTATGTCTGTACACAATgactttcataattatattccatacttttttaatataaaaaggaaataatgaTTGCCATTTTATATCTTGATCATAACATTATATCGTGAGAATTCTTACAACTACTTACATGATTGAGAATGGGTTTTAGGTAGCATctcataataaaagtataaataaataaaaaaactacatttcgaacatttatattttattactattataatattataacttcttcattttctgtattttatgTCTATCATTTATGTCTATCATGTATTTTATGTCTATCATTAATTCTCACTTgacactaaaaatattaacaaaacgtataatattgaatattgttttttataagattaaaaagttttatgattAACGGACTTTAATACTGCTGGACTATTTAAGATAGGTCCAGaacttatttcaaatttagattaatgtataaaattggTGCTTTTAAGGACAAGTTTACATACAAAAAGTTTATGATtacgatttttatattgtttctatcgcaatattaatataataaattgtagatAGAACCTTCTGATAAaggtgtaaataaaataaaaaaaaaactttttaacatttatattttattacacaactTCTTCACTTTCCGACTCTACTTCCTGCATAATTGGGACAGATTCTGGTTGTACAGGGCTTAAGGCTGGGGCTTCAGAAATTGGTTTTGGAGTTGTAGGGAGATGGTTCCCTTCCATGTGATTTCCATCGATACCGGCAGTGAATTTTGTGACATACGTTTTACCGTCATCACTGATATATGAGATCTCTCCTTCAGTGATGAGAACATATCCATCACCTTTCAGGTTTGGTACCAGGCGGCCGCGTTCTGATACTACGATACCTTCCGCTGTAATATAGCGCAGTGCAAACTGTCCAAATTCATCGCGGACTTCTTCATAATCTAAAGCTGGTAAAGCGCGTGTCGCAGCTAATTCAGCAGCACGACCCTGGATGGGACCCACGTTAGGAGCAGCTGATGCCAGCGCCATCAAGGCAGGAAAAATAAACGATAGTACAAACTgcaaaacaacataaaattataataacaagttATGGTTATGGTTTATATGCATATGTATGTACACTACAAAACTGAAAGTTCCTAAACTTTTCCTTTTTACcttattcattgttttttataatatacaggTGTAACGTTCTGTTGCAACGTCGGTTTCTTGACTGTTATCTAAActgtaaaaaagtatttttatagtaaaaaattcataacgaCTAATTAGACTCATTACAATTTGTAATGATATTTCTAagttaagttttattgttacaaaaaaatgcatttaattaaattccagTTCTAATTGTcactgttttgtttaaattaatgtttgatCGATATTTTAACACAGGTgccaaatttatataagaatattaaattaaaaaaaaacgactttCTTTAAATATCTAGTCATAGCAGATACTCCCCAATAACTGACGATATGAAGAATTCacgaaaaatttaaacaaatgcaGACGTTGAATTGATGTAAGACGATTTAGAACGTATACATGAATGGTGTTGCAAAAATAGGATGTTACTTAATACCTCAAAATGTCAGCCTATACGGTTTACGAGAAAAAGAAAGGTCTTGGAGTCGAGTTATTGCATCAACGATGAAAAGATTGAAGTTGTATCCCAAATTCGAGACTTGGCCGTAATTCTCGATTCTAAACTAAGTTTCATGCATCATTATGACACAATGATCAACAAGgccactaaaatatagtttcatttaatgcGTTAGTCAGTAGCGTACTTGAATTTTGTAGCGTTGTATGGATTCCAAATTATGTAGTACATTAAAACCATATAGAAACTGTTCAGAGTCCTTTCACCAGGCATCTTGCCTACCATACGACCGGTATCAGAAGCATATGCTCTTGTAACGATAggatatacttttttaatatgtgcACGCTGCAAAATCGCAGACGTATGATGGATTAAATGTTCCTACAGGAGATAGTCATGGGTTCTTCTTATTGTCAGGAAATGTTTGAGCGTATTCAAATTGATGTCTCAAAAATGAATGCTCAAAGTAGATATGTATCGTTTTTTTGTATTCCTAGGTTTACAACTAACCTAGGAATGCAATCCCAATCTTGGGGCCCAACTGGGCTTTGATAGCTTTGATAAAAATCCTCGACgatttaagtataaaacaatattatgatcccttaataattagttaaattgCATGcaaatttaagtttatgtacaaacttttaattttttgtactcctctatttttttgtgtttttttttttttggtatgtaTTCCgttatgattattaaataattttattgtttgtaacaCGTGTTGTATAAACTTTTAGCtcgtcattaataaatataaacaccaGGATTATGCAATActgttattatgataaatgtttgtgtttatatagtttattgtttgtgagctttaaataaatatatatttattttttatgataaaagataaaaatttaataaaataaattaataaaaatccgccCCTTCGGCAAGTAGTGCGGTGGTGGAATAGAGACGATGGCACCACATCAAACAGTGCCTCGGAACATTCCCCATT is part of the Danaus plexippus chromosome 11, MEX_DaPlex, whole genome shotgun sequence genome and harbors:
- the LOC116765933 gene encoding flexible cuticle protein 12-like, translated to MKTLVLSLILPALMVLTSAAPSVGPIQGRADQLSATRALPALDYEEVRDEYGQFALRYITAEGIVVSERGRLVPNLKGDGYVLITEGEISYIGDDGKTYVTKFTAGIDGNHVQGDHLPTTPKSIVPEAPVA
- the LOC116765772 gene encoding flexible cuticle protein 12-like produces the protein MNKFVLSFIFPALMALASAAPNVGPIQGRAAELAATRALPALDYEEVRDEFGQFALRYITAEGIVVSERGRLVPNLKGDGYVLITEGEISYISDDGKTYVTKFTAGIDGNHMEGNHLPTTPKPISEAPALSPVQPESVPIMQEVESESEEVV